The genomic interval GGAACCGGTTTCATTACATGACCGTGCAAAGATCGGTAgcttatatacgtgtatacagtACGGCAGGGGATGTGATTTGTCGGACCGGTTCGCGTATCCGGATGCAAATGTTATATATTACCCGGCGTTGTCGAAGGCTAATAACGCTGGTGCGTTTCAAAAATCTTATTGCACTGAAAAACACGCGACATCcaatttgataaattatcgTGAATTCTGCGGCAGTTATTTCCATGAGGAAATCCTGTGCTAATTATGCGTTTGACCCCAAATAACGCGTGCTTtgcaatttgtttgttttgctTACGACACGTCCTGCACCTGCACCCATACCTGCCGCACCCAAACAGTAGCGGATAACCATGAGATACTGCCGTCCACAGCTACGGCCGCACTGGGATCCAATCAGGCGTTGAGGCCCACAGTAGTCATATCCAAAGATGGGAATGTCAACGCCGCCGAAACCTATTGTTTCACCCCCGGATGCATTCACACAGGTGAAATTTTTGggttttttaaattgaaaaaaaaaacaaaaaaaaaactcaacttCTGAATCCGAACGAATCTTTTCAGCGTCCAAGGTCCTAGACAACCTGAACCCGCAAGTCGAACCCTGCGATAACTTTTACGAATTTTCCTGCGGCGGGTTCATCGAGGCCACTACTATACCCGATGACAAAACTAGCGTCAACAGCTTCTCCGTTATCAGCGACAAGCTTCAGGATCAACTGAGAACGAGCATCGAGGAACCAAGTAGTGCCGATGAACCGAAGCCGTTCACCCTCGCCAAAAACTTGTACAAGGCTTGTATGAATAAGAGTAAGTGGAATATTTCCATCACATCCACCTAATATTGGTGTCTCGGAAATGACGTCTGATtaacgatgatatttttcagctGCTATCGAAAAGGCGGGTCTGGCGCCACTTCGCaatattatagaaaaattgGGAAGATGGCCAGTTCTTGTCGGAGACAGCTGGAACGATAATGAGTTCGACTGGGTTGACAGTGTCTACAAATTCCGTAAACTTGGCTATTCCGTGGATTACTTCATCGATTTTAGCATCGGCATCGATCTGAAAAACAGCACGAAGCGCATAATCGATGTGAGTATGACGGCCGCCCTCCTCCACACCGATATTCTCATTACCCTCGAACTTGTGCATCGACAACGCTCGAATACCTTCGTTTCTGTCGCTAGCTGGACCAAGCATCGCTCGGACTCTCTCGGGAATATCTATCCAAGGGTCTCGATGACAAGATCGTCAAAGCTTACTTCGATTACATGGTCGATATCGCGGTCATACTGGGAGCAAACAAGGAAAGAGCCACCCAGGAACTCAAAGAGTCTCTATATTTTGAAATCAAACTGGCCAACGTAAGTTcaactttgaatttcaaaacgTTCACCGATAATCATATCTACCTTCCATCCAGATATCGTTGCCCAACGAGGAACGTAGGAATGCCACTCTCCTCTACAACCCCACCACTGTTCGAGAGCTGAACGAACGTTACCCCAGCGTGAACTGGAAAGACTACATCAACCACCTCCTGCCACCGACCGTCCAAGTGGATGAAGATGAAGTTGTCATCGTAAACGTCCCGAAATACATCAGTGACCTCGAGGACCTTATAAAGGTCACCCCTAAGAGAGTCCAGGCAAACTACGTCATGTGGAGAGTCGCCGGAGCCTCGGTCAGTTACTTGAATgaagagataagaaaaagacAGTTGGACTACTCAACCGCGCTGAGCGGCAAAACGGAGAGAGAGGCCAGGTGGAAGGAATGCATAGACATCGTATCTGGAAGCTTATCGATCAGCACCGGTGCTCTGTACGTCAGAAAATACTTCAATGAGAATGCTAAGCAGAATGCCGTTGAAATGGTAGCCGATATCAGGCGGCAGTTTACCAAGATTTTAGAAAAGGTCGAATGGATGGACGAAACGACTAGACGCAGCGCGCTTGAGAAAGCGGCAGCGATGTCCACCCACATTGCCTACCCAGACGAGCTTCTCGACGACAAGAAGTTGGAAGAATTTTACGCGAATTTGGAGCTTAGCCCTGACGACTACATCGGTAGCATTCTCAACCTGACTCTCTTCGGGACCGAGTATTCTTTTGAGAAGCTGAGGAAACCCGTGAACAAAAGCGAATGGATCAGCCATGGCCGTCCGGCGGTAGTGAACGCCTTCTATTCCTCAATCGAGAATAGCATCCGTGAGTATACACAgtttttttatcgttgaattttttttggaaaaccctttcaattttttacattattcCTTGTTCTTCCTTCCACAGAATTTCCGGCTGGTATTCTACAGGGTACTTTCTTCGACAACGACCGTCCCAAGTATATGAATTACGGTGCGATCGGCTTCGTAATTGGACACGAGATAACGCACGGATTCGATGATCAGGGCAGGCAGTTTGACAAGGACGGCAATTTGGTGGACTGGTGGGAGATTGAGACGAAAGACAAATACTTGGAAAAAGCGCAGTGCATCATTAACCAGTACGGAAATTACACCGTAGAGTCAGTTGGACTGAACGTAAGTGTCGATTATCAGGAGCCCTTATAAATGTAGATAGACTAACATCCGTTTGAACCTCGATTGCCGACGTCACCGTTGATCCATATTTTCCCGACAGGTGAACGGCATTAATACACAGGGAGAAAACATCGCGGATAACGGTGGCATAAAAGAGGCTTACCTAGCTTACAAGGACTGGGTCGAGAGGAATGGTCCCGAGCCGAAATTGCCCGGTCTAAAATACACCCCGGAGCAGATGTTCTGGATCAGTGCGGCGAACACTTGGTGCAGTAAATATCGGCCTGAGTCTATGAAGTTGCGCATTACCACGGGTTTCCACAGCCCGGGAGAATTCAGGGTTTTAGGACCTATGTCGAATATGAAGGAATTCGCTATGGACTTCAATTGCCCACTGGGATCCGTGATGAACCCAGAGCACAAGTGCTCCGTTTGGTAAGCCGCCCAGACGGCTGTCGCCTACAGATAACAGAAACTTTCCGTTTATCGTTATAATTCAATGATGGCCGACAAAGCTACTCTTT from Athalia rosae chromosome 1, iyAthRosa1.1, whole genome shotgun sequence carries:
- the LOC105683763 gene encoding neprilysin-2 isoform X3 codes for the protein MTTNMKQTVIKNPTWWRRRSALERGLTITAVIGVLFCVALAIGLAVIASSAKSCDLANPATAALGSNQALRPTVVISKDGNVNAAETYCFTPGCIHTASKVLDNLNPQVEPCDNFYEFSCGGFIEATTIPDDKTSVNSFSVISDKLQDQLRTSIEEPSSADEPKPFTLAKNLYKACMNKTAIEKAGLAPLRNIIEKLGRWPVLVGDSWNDNEFDWVDSVYKFRKLGYSVDYFIDFSIGIDLKNSTKRIIDLDQASLGLSREYLSKGLDDKIVKAYFDYMVDIAVILGANKERATQELKESLYFEIKLANISLPNEERRNATLLYNPTTVRELNERYPSVNWKDYINHLLPPTVQVDEDEVVIVNVPKYISDLEDLIKVTPKRVQANYVMWRVAGASVSYLNEEIRKRQLDYSTALSGKTEREARWKECIDIVSGSLSISTGALYVRKYFNENAKQNAVEMVADIRRQFTKILEKVEWMDETTRRSALEKAAAMSTHIAYPDELLDDKKLEEFYANLELSPDDYIGSILNLTLFGTEYSFEKLRKPVNKSEWISHGRPAVVNAFYSSIENSIQFPAGILQGTFFDNDRPKYMNYGAIGFVIGHEITHGFDDQGRQFDKDGNLVDWWEIETKDKYLEKAQCIINQYGNYTVESVGLNVNGINTQGENIADNGGIKEAYLAYKDWVERNGPEPKLPGLKYTPEQMFWISAANTWCSKYRPESMKLRITTGFHSPGEFRVLGPMSNMKEFAMDFNCPLGSVMNPEHKCSVW
- the LOC105683763 gene encoding neprilysin-2 isoform X2, translating into MTTNMKQTVIKNPTWWRRRSALERGLTITAVIGVLFCVALAIGLAVIASSAKSCDLANPADNHEILPSTATAALGSNQALRPTVVISKDGNVNAAETYCFTPGCIHTASKVLDNLNPQVEPCDNFYEFSCGGFIEATTIPDDKTSVNSFSVISDKLQDQLRTSIEEPSSADEPKPFTLAKNLYKACMNKTAIEKAGLAPLRNIIEKLGRWPVLVGDSWNDNEFDWVDSVYKFRKLGYSVDYFIDFSIGIDLKNSTKRIIDLDQASLGLSREYLSKGLDDKIVKAYFDYMVDIAVILGANKERATQELKESLYFEIKLANISLPNEERRNATLLYNPTTVRELNERYPSVNWKDYINHLLPPTVQVDEDEVVIVNVPKYISDLEDLIKVTPKRVQANYVMWRVAGASVSYLNEEIRKRQLDYSTALSGKTEREARWKECIDIVSGSLSISTGALYVRKYFNENAKQNAVEMVADIRRQFTKILEKVEWMDETTRRSALEKAAAMSTHIAYPDELLDDKKLEEFYANLELSPDDYIGSILNLTLFGTEYSFEKLRKPVNKSEWISHGRPAVVNAFYSSIENSIQFPAGILQGTFFDNDRPKYMNYGAIGFVIGHEITHGFDDQGRQFDKDGNLVDWWEIETKDKYLEKAQCIINQYGNYTVESVGLNVNGINTQGENIADNGGIKEAYLAYKDWVERNGPEPKLPGLKYTPEQMFWISAANTWCSKYRPESMKLRITTGFHSPGEFRVLGPMSNMKEFAMDFNCPLGSVMNPEHKCSVW
- the LOC105683763 gene encoding neprilysin-2 isoform X1, with translation MTTNMKQTVIKNPTWWRRRSALERGLTITAVIGVLFCVALAIGLAVIASSAKSCDLANPVADNHEILPSTATAALGSNQALRPTVVISKDGNVNAAETYCFTPGCIHTASKVLDNLNPQVEPCDNFYEFSCGGFIEATTIPDDKTSVNSFSVISDKLQDQLRTSIEEPSSADEPKPFTLAKNLYKACMNKTAIEKAGLAPLRNIIEKLGRWPVLVGDSWNDNEFDWVDSVYKFRKLGYSVDYFIDFSIGIDLKNSTKRIIDLDQASLGLSREYLSKGLDDKIVKAYFDYMVDIAVILGANKERATQELKESLYFEIKLANISLPNEERRNATLLYNPTTVRELNERYPSVNWKDYINHLLPPTVQVDEDEVVIVNVPKYISDLEDLIKVTPKRVQANYVMWRVAGASVSYLNEEIRKRQLDYSTALSGKTEREARWKECIDIVSGSLSISTGALYVRKYFNENAKQNAVEMVADIRRQFTKILEKVEWMDETTRRSALEKAAAMSTHIAYPDELLDDKKLEEFYANLELSPDDYIGSILNLTLFGTEYSFEKLRKPVNKSEWISHGRPAVVNAFYSSIENSIQFPAGILQGTFFDNDRPKYMNYGAIGFVIGHEITHGFDDQGRQFDKDGNLVDWWEIETKDKYLEKAQCIINQYGNYTVESVGLNVNGINTQGENIADNGGIKEAYLAYKDWVERNGPEPKLPGLKYTPEQMFWISAANTWCSKYRPESMKLRITTGFHSPGEFRVLGPMSNMKEFAMDFNCPLGSVMNPEHKCSVW